Proteins from one Roseovarius nanhaiticus genomic window:
- the mepA gene encoding penicillin-insensitive murein endopeptidase, with translation MQGKEAKQFFGAAKVGSRQGAAPFGSYAKGCIAGGVQLPQTGPTWQAMRLSRNRNWGHPQLIDFIADLSGQMRQRAGWPGLYVGDLSQPRGGPMLSGHRSHQLGLDADVWLMQPSRLDLSIRERENLSATSMRRANGAYVNSGWTRGQHELVKAAASDPRVARIFIFPGAKVQMCKDETGNRDWLRKVRPWWGHHYHMHVRLACPSGASGCINQDPIPAGDGCADAQEWVNNILNPPPPKPRDPNAPKPKPKRELTMADLPQQCVGVLQSQ, from the coding sequence ATGCAGGGCAAGGAGGCCAAGCAGTTCTTTGGCGCGGCCAAGGTGGGCTCGCGCCAAGGCGCGGCGCCCTTCGGCAGCTATGCCAAGGGCTGTATCGCGGGCGGTGTGCAGCTGCCGCAAACCGGGCCGACATGGCAGGCGATGCGCCTCAGCCGCAATCGCAACTGGGGGCACCCTCAGCTAATCGATTTCATCGCGGACCTGTCGGGCCAGATGCGGCAAAGGGCGGGTTGGCCGGGTCTTTACGTGGGGGACCTCAGTCAGCCGCGCGGCGGCCCGATGCTGAGCGGGCACCGCTCGCACCAGCTTGGCCTCGATGCGGATGTCTGGTTGATGCAGCCCAGCCGCCTCGACCTGAGTATTCGCGAGCGTGAAAACCTGTCGGCCACGTCGATGCGGCGGGCGAATGGCGCCTATGTCAATTCGGGCTGGACGCGTGGCCAGCACGAGCTGGTCAAGGCGGCGGCCAGCGATCCGCGTGTCGCGCGGATCTTTATATTCCCCGGCGCTAAAGTGCAGATGTGCAAGGACGAGACCGGCAATCGCGACTGGCTGCGCAAGGTGCGCCCGTGGTGGGGGCATCACTACCACATGCATGTACGCCTTGCCTGTCCGTCCGGCGCGTCGGGCTGCATCAACCAGGATCCGATCCCGGCCGGCGACGGCTGCGCCGATGCGCAGGAATGGGTGAACAATATTCTCAACCCGCCGCCGCCCAAGCCGCGTGATCCGAACGCGCCCAAGCCCAAGCCGAAGCGCGAGCTGACAATGGCCGATTTGCCGCAGCAATGCGTCGGTGTCTTGCAATCGCAATAG
- a CDS encoding MFS transporter — protein sequence MTAISKRRRIWGWFFFDWASQPYNTLLITFIFAPYMNELIGDGARAQSVWAFGIAAGGVIIALGAPVLGAMADHSGARLRWIWGFSAMYVVGAFGIWWAVPGDVNLVLILGFFVIGMIGMEFATIFTNSMLPDLGRPDEIGRISGNGWAFGYLGGLVALVIMLLFFAEGAETGRTLIGLEPALGLDAEAREGTRFVGPLTGLWYTLFMTPFFLWVRDPRPKRQGAGAVRRALAEVLSTIRALPQTPSMFSYLGASMFYRDALNGMYFFGGIYASGVLGWSVVDVGVFGILALISGAVFAALGGHADDRFGPKAVIMGAILVLLCVAISIATISRGSVYGIAVQPGSALPDILFYGCGILIGAAGGVLQSASRSMMVRQARQGQMAQSFGLYGLAGKATAFIAPSLIGVATTLSGSQQIGVSPLIGLFALGFLLLLWVKPQGDGPA from the coding sequence ATGACAGCCATCAGCAAACGCCGCCGCATCTGGGGCTGGTTCTTCTTCGACTGGGCCAGCCAGCCCTACAATACGCTGCTGATCACCTTCATCTTTGCGCCCTATATGAACGAGCTGATCGGTGATGGCGCGCGGGCGCAATCGGTCTGGGCCTTCGGCATCGCGGCGGGCGGCGTCATCATCGCGCTGGGCGCGCCGGTGCTGGGGGCGATGGCGGATCATTCGGGCGCGCGTCTGCGCTGGATCTGGGGATTTTCCGCCATGTATGTAGTGGGCGCTTTTGGCATCTGGTGGGCGGTGCCGGGGGATGTGAACCTCGTCCTGATCCTTGGGTTTTTCGTGATCGGCATGATCGGGATGGAGTTCGCCACGATCTTTACCAATTCCATGCTGCCGGATCTGGGCCGACCGGACGAGATCGGGCGTATCTCCGGCAATGGCTGGGCGTTTGGGTATTTGGGCGGGCTCGTCGCGCTGGTTATCATGCTGCTCTTTTTTGCCGAAGGCGCCGAGACGGGGCGCACTCTGATCGGGCTTGAGCCGGCGCTGGGCCTCGACGCCGAGGCGCGCGAGGGCACGCGCTTTGTCGGGCCACTGACGGGGCTGTGGTATACCCTCTTCATGACCCCGTTTTTCCTGTGGGTGCGCGATCCGCGCCCCAAGCGGCAGGGCGCCGGTGCCGTGCGCCGCGCGTTGGCCGAAGTTCTGAGCACCATTCGCGCGCTGCCGCAGACGCCCTCGATGTTCTCATATCTGGGCGCGTCGATGTTCTACCGCGATGCGCTAAACGGGATGTATTTCTTTGGTGGCATCTATGCTTCGGGCGTTTTGGGCTGGAGCGTCGTCGATGTCGGTGTCTTCGGCATCCTCGCGCTGATCTCGGGCGCGGTGTTTGCCGCGCTTGGCGGACATGCGGATGACCGGTTCGGCCCCAAGGCGGTGATCATGGGTGCAATTCTGGTGCTGCTCTGCGTTGCCATTTCGATCGCCACCATCTCGCGCGGGTCGGTTTACGGCATCGCAGTGCAGCCCGGCTCGGCCCTGCCCGACATCCTGTTTTACGGCTGCGGCATCCTGATAGGGGCGGCGGGCGGAGTGCTGCAATCGGCCAGCCGGTCGATGATGGTGCGGCAGGCACGGCAAGGGCAGATGGCACAGTCCTTTGGCCTTTACGGGTTGGCCGGCAAGGCAACCGCCTTTATCGCGCCGTCGCTGATCGGGGTGGCGACAACGCTGTCGGGCAGCCAGCAAATCGGTGTCAGTCCGCTGATCGGGCTTTTCGCCTTGGGGTTCCTCCTGCTACTCTGGGTGAAACCCCAAGGAGACGGACCCGCATGA
- a CDS encoding YggT family protein has protein sequence MLAIYGPLQLILSIVYFVMIVHIIMSWLINFQVLNLRQPLVAQIWEGLNRLLEPIYQPIRNILPDTRPLDLAPLVALIIVISLRAYVLPVIFGFA, from the coding sequence ATGCTGGCAATCTACGGACCTTTGCAGCTGATCCTCAGCATCGTCTATTTCGTGATGATCGTTCACATCATCATGAGCTGGCTGATCAACTTTCAGGTGCTGAACCTGCGCCAGCCGCTGGTCGCCCAGATCTGGGAAGGCCTCAACCGCCTGCTCGAGCCGATCTACCAGCCCATCCGCAACATCCTGCCCGATACGCGGCCCCTCGATCTTGCACCGCTCGTCGCGCTGATCATCGTGATTTCGCTGCGCGCCTATGTGCTGCCAGTGATCTTCGGCTTCGCCTGA
- the recQ gene encoding DNA helicase RecQ codes for MPPAATLLRDIFGFDAFRAGQEDIVSAVASGQNVLAIMPTGGGKSLCFQLPALMREGVTVVISPLIALMRDQVRALKAAGVEAGALTSGNTEEETAEVRQALEEGRLKLLYIAPERLAAGSAMGMLRRIGVSLIAVDEAHCVSQWGHDFRPDYLRIGELRRALGVPLAAFTATADAETQDEIIQKLFDGAAPERFLHGFDRPNIHLAFQAKDSPRRQIMDFARARKGQSGIVYCGTRARTETLAQALREAGHNAVAYNGGMEADTRREVEARFNAEDGLIVVATVAFGMGVDKPDIRWVAHADLPKSIESYYQEIGRAGRDGAPAETLTLYGPDDIRLRRSQIDEGLAPPERRMADHARLNALLGLAEALECRRVKLLGYFGEEAAPCGNCDLCDTPPATFDGTEAVRKALSAILRTGEYFGAGHLIDILTGKATEKVRLRGHDDLPTFGVGKDMSKQNWQAIFRQMMGHDLVRPDPERHGALRMTDPAVPILKGEAGITLRKDMVQAGDRRPAVKALVSDEDAPLLSALKAKRRAFAEAQGVPAYIVFNDRTLIEMAELKPASLDDMARIGGVGAKKLEQYGDAFLEVINGEAEQLHPSRRKLAGRAAGSMYDRLNEVQRELARGTGGTDKPLSCASSLITRVAEQRPRDAAQMARILGDKRAERFGPAFLDVLQEAD; via the coding sequence ATGCCCCCCGCTGCCACCCTCCTGAGGGATATATTTGGATTCGATGCCTTCCGCGCCGGACAGGAGGATATCGTGTCGGCTGTTGCGAGTGGGCAAAATGTTCTGGCCATAATGCCGACGGGCGGCGGCAAATCGCTCTGCTTTCAGCTGCCTGCGCTGATGCGCGAAGGCGTCACCGTCGTTATCTCGCCGCTCATTGCGCTGATGCGCGATCAGGTCCGCGCGCTGAAGGCCGCGGGCGTAGAGGCGGGCGCGCTCACCTCCGGCAATACCGAGGAAGAGACCGCCGAAGTCCGGCAGGCGCTGGAAGAGGGTCGGCTCAAGCTGCTTTATATCGCGCCTGAGCGGCTGGCCGCCGGTTCGGCCATGGGCATGTTGCGGCGCATCGGCGTCAGCCTGATTGCCGTGGACGAGGCGCATTGCGTCAGCCAGTGGGGCCATGATTTTCGCCCCGATTACCTGCGCATCGGCGAATTGCGCCGCGCATTGGGCGTGCCACTGGCCGCCTTCACCGCGACGGCGGATGCCGAAACGCAGGATGAGATCATCCAAAAGCTGTTCGATGGCGCCGCGCCCGAACGGTTCCTGCACGGCTTTGATCGGCCCAATATCCACCTCGCCTTTCAGGCCAAGGACAGCCCGCGCCGCCAGATCATGGACTTCGCCCGCGCGCGCAAGGGCCAGTCCGGCATCGTCTATTGCGGCACCCGCGCGCGCACCGAAACACTGGCGCAGGCGCTGCGCGAGGCGGGGCATAACGCGGTTGCCTATAATGGCGGGATGGAGGCGGACACGCGCCGCGAGGTCGAGGCGCGGTTCAACGCCGAGGACGGGCTTATCGTGGTGGCCACCGTCGCCTTCGGCATGGGCGTGGACAAGCCCGATATCCGCTGGGTCGCCCATGCCGACCTGCCCAAATCCATCGAAAGCTACTACCAGGAGATCGGCCGCGCAGGCCGCGACGGCGCCCCCGCCGAGACGCTGACTCTATACGGCCCCGACGATATTCGCCTGCGACGCTCCCAGATCGACGAAGGTCTGGCCCCGCCCGAACGCCGCATGGCCGATCACGCGCGGCTCAACGCCCTGCTGGGTCTGGCCGAGGCGCTGGAATGCCGGCGCGTCAAACTGCTGGGCTATTTCGGGGAGGAGGCCGCGCCCTGCGGCAACTGCGATCTGTGCGACACGCCACCCGCCACCTTCGACGGGACCGAGGCGGTGCGCAAGGCACTGTCGGCGATCCTGCGCACGGGCGAGTATTTCGGCGCGGGCCACCTGATCGACATCCTCACCGGTAAGGCGACCGAGAAGGTGCGGCTGCGCGGCCACGACGATTTGCCCACTTTCGGCGTGGGCAAGGATATGTCGAAACAGAATTGGCAGGCCATCTTTCGCCAAATGATGGGTCACGACCTGGTCCGCCCCGATCCCGAGCGTCACGGCGCGCTGCGCATGACCGATCCGGCCGTGCCCATCCTCAAGGGCGAGGCCGGGATCACCCTGCGCAAGGACATGGTGCAGGCGGGCGACCGCCGCCCGGCAGTCAAGGCGCTGGTCTCGGACGAGGACGCGCCGCTGCTGTCGGCGCTCAAGGCGAAACGTCGCGCCTTTGCCGAGGCACAGGGCGTGCCGGCCTATATCGTCTTCAACGACCGCACCCTGATCGAAATGGCCGAACTGAAACCCGCCAGCCTCGACGATATGGCGCGCATCGGCGGCGTCGGTGCAAAGAAGCTGGAACAATATGGCGATGCCTTCCTTGAAGTGATCAATGGCGAGGCCGAGCAGCTGCACCCGTCGCGGCGCAAGCTGGCCGGGCGGGCCGCAGGCAGCATGTATGACCGCCTCAACGAGGTGCAGCGCGAACTGGCGCGCGGGACCGGCGGCACCGACAAACCGCTCAGCTGCGCATCCAGCCTGATCACCCGCGTGGCCGAGCAGCGCCCGCGCGACGCGGCGCAGATGGCCCGCATTCTCGGCGACAAGCGGGCCGAGCGTTTCGGACCCGCCTTTCTGGACGTTCTGCAAGAGGCGGACTAG